Proteins from a single region of Trichoderma asperellum chromosome 3, complete sequence:
- a CDS encoding uncharacterized protein (CAZy:GH18), whose amino-acid sequence MHLKQRHPHLQVVLSIGGSTASEVFPIVASSTLLRDNFARSALGLVEASGLDGIDIAWEFPSQAKHGHDFLALLAAVRIHMPEDRFILTAVLPAAKEVLQLIDLSTAAEYLDYINLVAYDFFGTWTSKTGHHAQLYTMNKDEPSASTGVAYVMSQGFPPKSILLGIPTYGRSFLKANGPGQDFNGVGGQDGTFEYGELPRKGCKEIVDRRYIAAQCVGGDGGFVTYDNPETVKVKAEFCKQKGLGGLFYWNGPADSRDQARSLIAAGFRALHTS is encoded by the exons ATGCATCTCAAGCAGAGGCACCCTCACCTGCAGGTGGTCTTATCTATAGGTGGCAGCACTGCATCAGAGGTATTTCCCATTGTTGCATCAAGCACTCTCCTCAGAGACAACTTTGCCCGGTCTGCCCTCGGCCTCGTGGAAGCATCCGGgcttgatggcatcgacA TTGCCTGGGAGTTCCCATCCCAAGCCAAACATGGCCACGACTTCCTGGCCTTGCTGGCAGCAGTGCGGATACATATGCCTGAAGATCGCTTCATTCTAACCGCTGTCCTCCCGGCGGCAAAGGAGGTTCTCCAGCTCATCGATCTCAGCACAGCGGCCGAGTACCTTGACTACATCAACCTTGTGGCATATGACTTCTTCGGCACGTGGACGTCCAAGACTGGTCATCACGCACAGCTATATACTATGAACAAGGACGAACCGTCGGCATCGACCGGCGTGGCCTATGTCATGTCCCAAGGGTTCCCTCCGAAGAGTATCCTGCTCGGGATTCCGACCTACGGACGAAGCTTCCTTAAGGCCAATGGACCGGGGCAGGACTTTAACGGTGTTGGTGGCCAAGATGGCACATTCGAATACGGCGAATTACCACGAAAGGGATGCAAAGAGATTGTGGATAGGCGCTATATTGCGGCCCAATGTGTCGGTGGTGATGGGGGGTTTGTCACGTACGACAACCCCGAGACGGTCAAGGTTAAGGCGGAATTTTGCAAGCAAAAGGGATTAGGG GGGCTTTTTTACTGGAACGGACCGGCTGACTCTCGAGATCAAGCAAGAAGTCTGATTGCGGCTGGTTTCCGCGCTCTACACACCTCGTGA
- a CDS encoding uncharacterized protein (EggNog:ENOG41): MSSPGREVPAAAAASPPAVNDATSLAASPSPSIASHRQQQHPQFQPHSPHQQTAAPDAAASSTAALSGQDQQQQHHYDLGHSHHNSNDNVDASSSSDHLPPFEPIFTLLTNTTTNTTVHPRVHYLFSDDDASAVLTAPQTDPSHRALIVDLAPPANPSGKWTVSWASSLTPDFAVTASQLSLQQHGSGNGNNDGDEGENNEGASTSVMLRVEGVEREGVPVDTKPTGAANLRSSSSSGGSGGSIVGRENVDQLTEEFKRRMGVLKKVVDEGERRRETLNRLNEEMATTHPDGRDDNTTTTTTTTTAAAAAAVEDDTNAGGREPQ, translated from the coding sequence ATGTCCAGCCCAGGCAGGGAGgtgcctgcagcagcagcagcgtcaccTCCGGCAGTCAACGATGCGACAAGCTTGGctgcgtcgccgtcgccctcGATAGCTTCGcatcggcagcagcagcacccgcaGTTTCAGCCTCACAGCCCGCATCAGCAGACGGCCGCGCCcgacgcagcagcatcatcaacagcTGCCCTGTCGGGACAagatcaacagcagcagcatcactaCGACCTCGGCCACAGCCACCACAACAGCAACGACAACGTTGACGCGTCCTCGTCGTCCGACCACCTGCCCCCCTTCGAGCCCATCTTCACCCTCCTGACAAACACCACCACAAACACCACCGTCCACCCGCGCGTCCACTACCTCttcagcgacgacgacgcctcCGCCGTCCTCACCGCCCCGCAGACCGACCCTTCGCACCGCGCCCTCATCGTCGACCTCGCCCCGCCGGCCAACCCCAGCGGTAAATGGACCGTCTCCTGGGCGTCCAGCCTGACGCCGGACTTTGCCGTCACGGCGTCGCAGCTctccctgcagcagcacggcagcggcaacggcaataacgacggcgacgagggCGAGAACAACGAAGGCGCTTCAACGTCTGTGATGCTCCGCGTCGAGGGCGTTGAGCGAGAAGGCGTCCCTGTCGATACAAAGCCCACCGGTGCAGCAAACCTCCGCAGCTCCTCGAGCAGCGGCGGCTCCGGCGGCAGCATTGTCGGCCGTGAAAACGTGGACCAGCTGACGGAGGAGTTTAAGCGCCGCATGGGCGTGTTGAAGAAGGTCGTCGATGAAGGCGAGAGGAGACGAGAGACTTTGAATAGGCTGAATGAAGAGATGGCCACGACGCACCCTGATGGGAGGGACGATAacacgacgacgacgacaacaacaacaactgctgctgcggctgcggctgtggAAGATGATACCAATGCGGGAGGGAGAGAGCCGCAGTAA
- a CDS encoding uncharacterized protein (TransMembrane:1 (i248-271o)) produces MAPLTQHAGSMAREDPNAIRNECRDISNSVRQVESSLEQIKVLQSRVLSDVDSSSSSQSNRQLDALTTETMATYRSLAERVRTVKSKPEGRSAMNSGHVDRVDREVKAVITKYQTVESEFQAAVKQQMGRQYRIVRPDASDEEVQAAVDDTGNGQIFSQALMQSDRQGRARAALSAVQDRHKELLKIEQQMTELFQLMQDLDTLVVQQDAAVVQIEQKGEEIVENLDKGNEEIAVAVTTARATRKKKWICLGIVVAIIVIVVIIVVVYFLVVKGTNNNKKRSLLEEVAVPAARLVARMPSEDEIAQQFGRIAKGRLHLPAVPQ; encoded by the exons ATGGCTCCTCTAACGCAACATGCTGGCTCAATGGCCCGCGAAGACCCCAATGCGATCCGTAACGAGTGCCGTGATATCAGCAACAGTGTCCGCCAAGTCGAGAGCAGCCTGGAACAGATCAAGGTGCTCCAATCCCGAGTCCTCAGCGATGTTGACAGCTCCTCGTCGAGCCAGTCCAACCGTCAGCTGGACGCCCTGACAACCGAGACCATGGCTACTTACCGCTCTCTCGCTGAGCGTGTCCGTACTGTCAAATCTAAGCCCGAGGGCCGAAGCGCCATGAACAGTGGCCATGTGGACCGAGTCGATCGAGAGGTCAAGGCCGTCATTACCAAATACCAGACTGTCGAATCCGAGTTCCAGGCCGCCGTCAAGCAGCAGATGGGTCGCCAGTACCGTATTGTTCGCCCCGATGCTTCAGATGAAGAGGTCCAAGCCGCGGTTGACGACACCGGCAACGGTCAGATTTTCAGCCAAGCTCTGATGCAAAGCGACCGCCAGGGCCGTGCCCGAGCTGCACTGAGCGCAGTCCAGGACCGACACaaggagctgctgaagattGAGCAGCAGATGACAGAGCTGTTCCAGCTCATGCAGGATCTCGATACCCTGGTCGTCCAGCAAGACGCTGCTGTTGTACAGATTGAGCAGAAGGGTGAGGAGATTGTCGAGAATCTCGACAAGGGTAATGAGGAAATCGCAGTGGCTGTCACTACTGCCCGAGCcaccaggaagaagaagtggatTTGCCTTGGTATTGTTG TTGCCATTATTGTCATCGTTGTCATTATTGTCGTCGTTTACTTCCTCGTTGTCAAGGGAAcgaacaacaacaagaagcgATCTCTGCTCGAGGAGGTTGCTGTACCGGCTGCTCGTCTTGTGGCTCGTATGCCCTCAGAGGATGAGATTGCCCAACAGTTTGGCCGGATAGCAAAGGGACGACTCCACTTGCCTGCTGTACCACAGTAA